One Sinorhizobium mexicanum genomic region harbors:
- a CDS encoding ABC transporter permease yields MTLVSYSNPPVRPANKPANDAPSGVRLLPKHSIPGQRILGPALVLLLWYVATALQWVSPAKVPGPWAVTDAFVELASNGVLAGDMLMSLQRAAIGLSIGVSLGFIFAVIAGLSRTGDSLIDGNIQVKRAIPNLALIPLFIIWLGIGETMKVMVIALGVMVPIYINTHAALRSIDRRYVELGQTVSLTKKRFIREIVIPASLPGFFTGLRLGVTGAWTALVVVETINATSGIGYMISQARTYGQTEVVLLGLIVYGVLGFSSDAAVRSVERRVLSWRQSLEQ; encoded by the coding sequence ATGACCCTTGTGTCCTATTCGAATCCGCCGGTACGGCCGGCGAATAAGCCCGCCAATGATGCGCCCAGTGGCGTCAGGCTGCTGCCAAAGCATTCGATACCTGGTCAGCGGATCCTCGGGCCGGCCCTCGTCCTGTTGCTCTGGTACGTGGCCACGGCGCTGCAGTGGGTATCTCCGGCGAAGGTGCCTGGTCCCTGGGCCGTAACAGACGCCTTCGTTGAACTGGCCTCAAACGGCGTGCTGGCCGGCGACATGCTGATGTCCCTCCAGCGCGCGGCGATTGGCCTGTCGATCGGCGTGTCGCTTGGGTTCATCTTCGCGGTCATCGCCGGTCTGAGCAGAACTGGCGACTCCCTGATCGACGGCAACATCCAGGTGAAGCGGGCCATTCCCAATCTTGCACTCATTCCCCTCTTCATCATCTGGCTCGGCATCGGTGAAACCATGAAGGTGATGGTGATCGCCCTTGGCGTCATGGTTCCCATCTACATCAACACCCACGCCGCGCTTCGAAGTATCGACCGCCGCTACGTGGAGCTTGGACAGACCGTATCGCTGACGAAGAAACGGTTCATCCGCGAGATCGTCATTCCCGCCTCGTTACCTGGATTCTTTACGGGCCTGAGGCTCGGGGTGACCGGAGCGTGGACGGCGCTCGTGGTCGTGGAAACCATCAATGCGACGAGCGGCATCGGCTACATGATCAGCCAGGCACGCACATACGGACAGACGGAAGTCGTCCTGCTTGGCCTGATTGTCTACGGGGTTCTGGGATTCTCCTCAGACGCTGCGGTCCGGTCCGTCGAAAGGAGGGTGCTGTCATGGCGTCAGTCGCTCGAGCAGTAA
- a CDS encoding TetR/AcrR family transcriptional regulator: MANLRTYNSPLRAEKARETREAILTALFELLDSAGAADDVSTEAIAQKAGVQRRTIFRHFATKDEMLAAFWPWLNARIGTSVTPLTVKEVVDGPRQAFPRFDLHEPAIRASLHSKAGREMRIGTVAARRVHFARALAPAIASLPASEAWKVEALAHLLFSASAWEVLKDYGGLTGAQAGEVASWALEVILSAVTSSHAPADVSSQPKETSDEV, encoded by the coding sequence ATGGCCAACCTCCGCACCTACAACAGCCCCTTGCGCGCAGAAAAGGCGCGCGAGACGCGGGAGGCAATCCTGACCGCGCTGTTCGAGTTGCTGGACTCGGCCGGTGCCGCGGACGATGTCTCCACGGAAGCGATTGCGCAAAAGGCCGGAGTGCAGCGCAGGACGATCTTTCGCCATTTCGCGACCAAGGACGAAATGCTCGCCGCTTTCTGGCCCTGGCTTAACGCCCGAATTGGCACTTCTGTGACGCCGTTGACGGTGAAGGAAGTCGTCGATGGCCCACGACAAGCCTTTCCGCGGTTCGATTTGCACGAACCGGCGATCCGCGCCTCGCTGCACTCCAAGGCCGGTCGCGAGATGCGGATCGGTACGGTTGCGGCCCGGCGCGTGCATTTCGCGCGGGCGTTGGCTCCGGCCATTGCTTCCCTTCCGGCCTCCGAGGCCTGGAAGGTCGAGGCACTGGCGCACCTGCTCTTCTCGGCCTCCGCATGGGAGGTCCTGAAGGACTATGGCGGTCTCACCGGCGCCCAGGCCGGCGAGGTCGCATCCTGGGCGCTTGAGGTGATCCTGTCCGCGGTCACATCCAGCCACGCACCTGCGGACGTCTCATCGCAACCAAAGGAGACAAGCGATGAAGTTTGA
- a CDS encoding PAS domain S-box protein: MTELPAYVVETLWEDEEFVLSRRVSDEEDSSLLVCTPASTQPTVETVARLDHAYALRDELDSAWAARPVALERRPGRSALLAEDPGGEVLARMVGKPWDLTPFLRVAIGLAVALGRLHSRGLVHKDVKPSNVLVNIDRHELRLLGFGIASRVPRERRAPEPPEIIAGTLAYMAPEQTGRMNRSIDARSDLYSLGVTLYEMLTGALPFIASDPMELIHCHIARQPMPPEERANGIPPPVAAIVMKLLAKTAEDRYQTAAGVAYDLEHCLKTWETHHCVDPFPLGSRDVSDRLLISEKLYGREAEIDALLAAFDRVVSQGRTELVLVSGYSGIGKSSVVNELHKVLVPPRGLFASGKFDQYKRDIPYATLAQALQSLVRQLLSKSDAELARWRTTLLEALGANGSLIVDLIPELSLIVGEQPPVADLPPQEAQARFQQVFRRFLGVFARAEHPLALFLDDLQWLDRATLDLIEHLSTHPEVRHLLLVGAYRDNEIGPTHALVRTLGAIRHARGRVREIVLEPLKLGDVGHLIGDALHCDPIGAQPLVQLVHEKTGGNPFFTIQFLTVLAEEALLAFDHGTGVWTWDMARVRAKGFTENVVDFMATKLKRLPGKTRDFLGKLACLGNSGQTATLSMVFGVSEDEIHVALWEVVRTGLISRHGGGYVFLHDRVHEAAYALIPRDERVAVHLQIGRILAARTTPAEIDAKIFEIVNQLDRGAALIQSQEERLRVAGLNLRAGKRARTSTAYASALTYFAAGRALLDDDCWEEQYRLVFDLELHLAECQFLTGELAPAEERLSALVERAATVVDRAAVTHLRQALYLTLDRPDRAIEVGLEYLRNVGIEWSPQPSEDVVRQELERMWRLLDGRSIEQLIDLPLMSDLGWRATMDVLSGLFAPTLLTNSNLYDLVVLRMTTLSLEHGNCDASCYAYSHINRVLGFRFGDYQTAFRFGQLACDLVQNRGLDLFEARVYASFGAFAVPWMRDLGASRALIRRGFDMANASGDLTYAVFGFKNLITNLVVSGEHLGEVEREAEQGLAYARKARFGFAVDWFTCQIMLVRAIRGPSLDFDSPDNTGYGDDSYERHIKEDPPLALCTCTYWIHKLQACVLAEDYSRAMEAVANAAPLLWSTRSFLEAADYHFYGALTRATACDSAMSEERTQHFDLLLGHHRQLAVWAENCPANFANRAALVGAEIARLEGRDLDAMRLYEEAIRSARENKFLQNEGIAHELASRFYATRDFETIANTYLRNARYCYLRWGADAKVRQLDQLHPHLRGEPVRPSATSTISTPVEQLDLATVVKVSQAVWGETVLEKLIDKLMRTSIEHAGAERGLLILPRGDELRIAAEATTRGNTIVVGTREASAAATTLPESVVHYVVRTQESVILDDASAANPFSADAYILQHHARSILCLPLINRAKLVGVLYLENNLIPHVFTPTRIAVLKLVALQAAISLENTRLYGDLQQREAKIRRLVDANVMGVCIWNLDGGITEANEAFLRMVGHSREDLMSGRVRWRDLTPAEWRDRDDHAVAELRAVGKFQPFEKEFFRKDGSRVPLLIGGALFEEGGYEGVAFVLDLTERKLAENALRESQENLARTEQFSLVMATHTDLEGRWLKVPPTLCKLLGYTEKELLGRRFHEFTHPDDVEAEWAQCSRLVRGEFKSFDLEKRYIRKDGATVWVYLNTSVVLDVSGAPVHFRTYIRDITQRKQQEQALGQSEERYRTLAETATDVILAIDQTSKILFINGAVEKAFGYTPAEIVGKKITALMPQRLRRRHEEAIRRYLESGEKRTSWSAVSLPGLHKNGREIDLDVSFAEVGTGDERFFSGILRDVTERKRTEEALRQTQAELAHVARVATLGEMSASIAHEVNQPLAAVVNSAGACLRWLDAHRLQEARRSASRAIAEGRRASEIISRIRALANKAPPQKDWLDVNETIHEVIALARGEMQQNGVALETQLSSDVPIILADRIQLQQVVLNLMMNAIEALNSVEKNGRELLVRSATDKSEHVVISVQDSGPGFDPNRMDLLFDAFYTTKPQGLGMGLAISRTLIEAHGGRLWATANAPRGAVFQFMLPVNSEKLA; the protein is encoded by the coding sequence GTGACAGAGCTGCCGGCATACGTCGTCGAGACGCTTTGGGAAGATGAGGAATTTGTCCTGTCCCGGCGTGTATCAGACGAAGAAGACTCTTCGCTCTTGGTGTGCACGCCTGCGTCGACACAGCCGACGGTGGAGACCGTTGCACGGCTCGATCACGCCTATGCGCTTCGGGACGAGTTGGACTCTGCCTGGGCGGCGCGACCCGTGGCGCTGGAACGCCGGCCTGGAAGGTCTGCGCTTCTGGCGGAGGACCCGGGTGGCGAAGTGCTCGCCCGAATGGTTGGGAAGCCTTGGGATCTGACGCCATTCCTGCGCGTCGCAATCGGTTTGGCTGTCGCGCTTGGTCGTCTCCATAGCCGCGGGCTGGTTCACAAAGACGTCAAGCCATCCAACGTCCTGGTCAACATCGACCGCCACGAGTTGCGGCTGCTGGGTTTCGGCATTGCTTCTCGCGTTCCGCGTGAACGTCGGGCGCCCGAACCGCCCGAGATCATCGCGGGAACGCTTGCTTACATGGCGCCCGAGCAGACTGGCCGCATGAACCGATCCATCGATGCACGCAGCGATCTCTACTCGCTCGGTGTCACGCTGTACGAGATGCTTACCGGGGCGCTTCCGTTCATAGCTTCGGATCCGATGGAGTTGATCCATTGCCACATCGCCCGCCAGCCGATGCCGCCCGAGGAACGCGCGAACGGCATTCCGCCTCCGGTGGCTGCGATCGTGATGAAGCTCCTCGCCAAGACCGCCGAGGACCGTTACCAGACCGCCGCCGGCGTCGCATACGATCTCGAACATTGCCTGAAGACATGGGAAACCCACCACTGCGTCGACCCGTTTCCGTTGGGTTCGCGAGACGTGTCCGATCGGCTGTTGATTTCCGAAAAGTTGTATGGACGAGAGGCCGAGATCGACGCTCTTCTCGCTGCATTCGATCGCGTCGTCAGCCAGGGCAGGACTGAACTCGTGCTCGTCTCCGGCTATTCCGGTATCGGCAAGTCCTCGGTCGTCAATGAACTCCACAAAGTACTGGTTCCGCCACGCGGTCTCTTTGCGTCCGGGAAGTTCGATCAATACAAGCGCGATATCCCATACGCGACCTTAGCGCAGGCGTTGCAGAGTCTCGTGCGCCAGTTGCTCAGCAAGAGCGATGCCGAGCTTGCTCGCTGGCGCACCACGTTGCTCGAGGCGCTGGGAGCGAACGGCTCGCTCATCGTTGACCTCATTCCGGAGCTTTCGCTCATCGTCGGCGAACAGCCGCCGGTTGCCGACCTGCCGCCGCAGGAAGCGCAAGCGCGATTCCAACAAGTCTTCCGTCGATTCCTCGGTGTGTTCGCTCGGGCGGAACATCCGCTCGCCTTGTTCCTCGACGACCTGCAATGGCTGGATAGGGCGACGCTCGACTTGATCGAACATCTCAGTACCCATCCAGAGGTGCGCCACCTTCTTTTGGTCGGCGCATACAGGGACAACGAGATTGGCCCGACGCACGCGCTGGTACGGACACTTGGAGCGATCCGCCATGCCCGAGGGAGGGTGCGGGAGATCGTGCTCGAGCCTCTCAAGCTTGGCGATGTGGGTCATCTCATCGGCGATGCGCTCCACTGCGACCCGATAGGCGCGCAGCCGCTCGTGCAGCTGGTGCACGAAAAGACCGGGGGGAATCCGTTCTTCACGATCCAGTTCTTGACGGTGCTTGCCGAGGAGGCGCTGCTCGCATTTGACCATGGTACAGGGGTTTGGACCTGGGACATGGCACGCGTTCGGGCGAAGGGGTTCACCGAGAACGTGGTCGATTTCATGGCCACGAAGCTGAAGCGTCTGCCGGGCAAAACGCGGGACTTCCTGGGAAAACTCGCCTGCCTGGGAAATAGCGGGCAGACCGCCACATTGAGTATGGTTTTCGGAGTGTCTGAAGACGAAATACACGTGGCTCTCTGGGAGGTCGTGCGCACGGGACTTATCTCCCGTCATGGGGGCGGTTATGTCTTCCTCCATGACCGCGTTCACGAAGCTGCCTATGCCCTGATCCCCAGGGATGAGCGGGTAGCCGTGCACCTGCAAATCGGCAGGATACTTGCCGCGCGGACGACCCCTGCCGAGATCGACGCAAAGATCTTCGAGATCGTCAATCAACTCGATCGCGGCGCCGCCTTGATTCAATCACAGGAAGAACGACTGCGGGTCGCAGGCCTCAATCTACGCGCAGGCAAGCGCGCGAGGACTTCAACGGCTTATGCATCGGCACTGACCTATTTCGCCGCCGGTCGCGCTTTGTTGGACGATGACTGTTGGGAAGAGCAGTATCGCCTGGTGTTCGATCTGGAACTTCACCTGGCCGAATGTCAATTCCTGACCGGCGAACTCGCCCCTGCAGAGGAACGCCTCTCAGCCCTGGTGGAGCGTGCAGCAACCGTGGTCGATAGAGCCGCGGTCACGCACTTGCGCCAGGCGCTTTACCTGACCCTCGACCGCCCCGATCGCGCCATCGAGGTCGGCTTGGAATATCTCCGCAATGTCGGTATCGAATGGTCGCCGCAACCATCGGAAGACGTCGTCCGTCAAGAACTCGAGCGCATGTGGCGGCTCCTCGACGGCCGATCGATTGAACAGCTGATCGATCTGCCGTTGATGAGCGATCTCGGCTGGCGCGCAACGATGGACGTTCTCTCGGGTCTGTTCGCGCCAACGCTGCTCACCAACAGCAACCTCTACGACCTCGTCGTCCTTCGCATGACAACGCTCAGCCTGGAGCATGGCAACTGTGATGCCTCGTGCTACGCCTATTCTCACATCAACCGGGTCTTGGGATTTCGTTTCGGCGATTACCAGACGGCTTTTCGCTTCGGCCAGCTTGCCTGCGATCTCGTGCAGAATCGCGGCTTGGATCTTTTCGAGGCGCGGGTCTACGCCTCCTTCGGAGCATTCGCCGTCCCGTGGATGAGAGACCTTGGAGCCAGCCGCGCGCTGATAAGGCGCGGCTTCGACATGGCGAACGCCAGCGGTGATCTGACCTATGCGGTTTTTGGCTTCAAGAACCTGATCACGAATCTTGTCGTCTCGGGAGAACATCTCGGCGAGGTGGAACGTGAGGCAGAGCAGGGTCTCGCATATGCTCGCAAGGCGCGATTTGGTTTCGCCGTCGATTGGTTCACCTGCCAGATCATGTTGGTCCGAGCTATTCGCGGGCCCTCGTTGGATTTCGATTCTCCAGACAATACAGGATACGGTGACGATTCCTACGAGCGACACATAAAGGAAGACCCGCCTCTGGCACTTTGCACCTGCACCTATTGGATTCACAAGCTGCAGGCGTGTGTGCTGGCTGAGGATTATTCAAGGGCCATGGAGGCTGTAGCGAACGCTGCTCCCTTGCTTTGGTCGACGCGGTCATTCCTGGAGGCCGCGGATTATCATTTCTACGGCGCGCTCACACGGGCGACTGCCTGCGACTCCGCGATGAGCGAGGAGCGGACGCAGCATTTCGACTTGCTCCTTGGCCACCATAGGCAACTCGCGGTGTGGGCGGAGAATTGCCCCGCAAATTTTGCAAACCGCGCAGCGTTGGTCGGCGCCGAAATTGCCCGGCTGGAAGGGCGAGATCTGGACGCGATGCGCCTGTATGAAGAGGCTATTCGATCGGCACGCGAAAACAAGTTTCTCCAGAACGAGGGCATCGCTCACGAGCTTGCCTCGCGGTTTTACGCGACACGCGACTTCGAGACGATCGCCAATACCTATCTGCGCAACGCGCGCTATTGCTACCTCCGCTGGGGTGCGGACGCCAAGGTACGCCAGCTCGATCAGCTCCATCCGCATCTGCGCGGGGAGCCGGTGCGCCCGAGCGCCACGTCGACGATCAGCACGCCGGTCGAGCAACTGGATCTCGCAACCGTCGTCAAAGTCTCGCAAGCTGTGTGGGGCGAGACCGTCCTCGAGAAGCTGATCGACAAGCTTATGCGGACTTCGATCGAGCACGCCGGTGCTGAACGGGGTCTCTTGATTCTCCCGCGGGGTGATGAGCTGCGCATTGCGGCAGAGGCCACCACCAGGGGCAACACGATTGTCGTGGGGACCCGAGAAGCGAGCGCGGCCGCGACCACTCTGCCGGAGTCGGTCGTCCATTATGTGGTGCGCACCCAGGAGAGCGTAATTTTGGACGATGCCTCAGCCGCGAACCCGTTTTCGGCCGATGCGTACATTCTTCAGCATCATGCGCGTTCCATTCTCTGCCTGCCCTTGATCAACCGGGCCAAGCTCGTCGGCGTGCTCTACCTTGAAAATAACCTGATACCCCACGTGTTCACTCCGACCCGGATCGCCGTGCTGAAACTTGTGGCCTTGCAGGCAGCGATCTCGCTCGAGAATACCCGTCTTTACGGCGATCTCCAGCAACGGGAAGCGAAGATCCGGCGCCTTGTCGACGCCAACGTCATGGGGGTCTGCATTTGGAACCTCGATGGCGGAATTACCGAGGCCAATGAAGCATTTCTCCGCATGGTGGGACACAGCCGCGAAGATCTTATGTCGGGCCGTGTGCGCTGGAGGGATCTGACGCCGGCGGAATGGCGCGATCGAGACGACCATGCCGTGGCAGAGCTACGGGCGGTCGGGAAGTTCCAGCCGTTCGAGAAGGAATTCTTCCGGAAGGACGGCAGCCGCGTACCTCTGCTGATCGGCGGCGCGCTGTTTGAGGAAGGTGGATATGAGGGCGTTGCGTTCGTGCTCGACTTGACCGAACGCAAGCTCGCCGAAAATGCATTGCGCGAGAGCCAGGAAAATTTGGCGCGTACGGAGCAATTCTCCCTGGTGATGGCGACACACACGGATCTGGAGGGTCGCTGGCTTAAAGTGCCGCCAACTCTGTGCAAGCTGCTGGGTTACACAGAGAAAGAACTGCTGGGACGCCGGTTTCACGAGTTCACCCATCCGGATGACGTGGAAGCTGAGTGGGCGCAATGCTCGCGGCTCGTTCGCGGCGAGTTCAAATCGTTTGATCTGGAGAAGCGTTACATCCGAAAGGACGGCGCCACCGTATGGGTCTATCTGAATACCTCGGTTGTATTGGACGTCAGCGGCGCGCCCGTTCACTTTCGCACCTACATCAGAGACATCACCCAGCGCAAACAGCAGGAGCAAGCGTTGGGGCAGAGCGAGGAGCGTTACCGCACGCTCGCCGAGACCGCCACCGACGTAATACTGGCGATAGACCAGACGAGCAAAATTCTGTTCATCAACGGGGCGGTGGAGAAGGCCTTTGGCTATACCCCAGCGGAAATAGTCGGCAAGAAGATTACCGCGCTCATGCCCCAGCGTCTGCGCCGCCGCCACGAAGAAGCCATCCGCCGTTACCTGGAATCCGGGGAGAAACGGACTTCGTGGAGTGCCGTGTCCTTGCCCGGGCTGCACAAGAACGGAAGAGAGATTGACCTGGACGTGTCGTTTGCCGAGGTGGGCACGGGAGATGAGCGGTTCTTCAGCGGGATTCTGCGCGACGTGACGGAGCGCAAGCGCACGGAAGAAGCGCTGCGCCAGACGCAGGCCGAACTGGCTCATGTTGCGCGCGTGGCAACTCTGGGAGAGATGAGCGCCTCGATTGCCCACGAAGTCAATCAGCCGCTGGCTGCCGTCGTCAATAGCGCCGGTGCGTGCCTGCGTTGGCTCGATGCCCACAGGCTGCAGGAAGCCCGGCGGTCCGCCTCGCGGGCGATCGCCGAAGGCCGTCGTGCCAGCGAAATCATCTCTCGCATACGCGCCCTGGCCAATAAGGCGCCGCCGCAAAAGGACTGGCTCGACGTCAACGAGACGATACACGAGGTCATTGCGTTGGCGCGCGGCGAGATGCAGCAAAACGGCGTAGCTTTGGAAACCCAGCTATCGAGTGATGTGCCGATCATCCTGGCAGACCGCATCCAATTGCAGCAAGTGGTTCTGAACCTGATGATGAATGCTATCGAGGCCTTGAACAGCGTCGAAAAAAATGGGCGCGAACTGTTGGTTCGCTCCGCCACGGACAAATCGGAGCACGTAGTGATCTCGGTCCAGGATTCGGGGCCGGGATTCGATCCGAACCGCATGGACCTCCTCTTCGATGCGTTTTATACGACCAAGCCGCAAGGCTTGGGGATGGGACTGGCGATCAGCCGAACTCTTATCGAGGCCCACGGCGGGCGCTTGTGGGCGACGGCAAATGCGCCACGGGGCGCTGTTTTTCAGTTCATGCTGCCGGTTAATAGCGAAAAGCTGGCCTGA
- a CDS encoding ABC transporter substrate-binding protein has protein sequence MRKQSTALKTGIAAFFSTVLATSSLADDPSLPTRVPPGVKIVLADDANNAASLLRLSGEYDKLAADVSFANFTSGPLRLEAIRAGAAQVGAVGDVPPILAHFSGADVVIVGVVVTEGPTTIIATAPDSGIKELKDLKGKKVGINPGTAQQAIVFRNLRATGLTPEDIVPINLGLAEFADALRAGQIDAAVLKQPDRARYLKSVPGTGATEIASAGDGNKNLKILYASKTALADPSQAAAIRDLVVHWYRAHLWKNDNAETWAKQYLIKDQRLSEEDAKSVIDAETGKTYIPGWKTEIIPRQQDTINLLQAAGNFKGKELKAEDEFDHRFDGLNNESKSAAELHPDG, from the coding sequence ATGCGCAAGCAATCGACCGCACTGAAGACGGGTATCGCCGCGTTTTTTTCCACGGTTCTAGCCACTTCGTCCTTGGCCGACGATCCCTCGCTCCCGACGCGCGTACCGCCCGGCGTCAAGATTGTACTGGCGGACGATGCCAACAACGCCGCGAGCCTCCTGAGGCTTTCCGGCGAGTATGACAAGCTCGCGGCGGATGTTAGCTTTGCCAACTTCACCAGCGGGCCGCTGAGGCTCGAGGCCATCAGGGCGGGTGCGGCGCAGGTCGGCGCTGTCGGCGATGTGCCGCCAATCCTCGCGCACTTCTCTGGAGCCGACGTCGTCATCGTCGGCGTCGTTGTGACGGAAGGGCCGACGACGATCATCGCGACTGCTCCGGATTCGGGCATCAAGGAACTCAAGGACCTGAAGGGCAAGAAGGTCGGGATCAACCCTGGAACGGCTCAGCAGGCGATCGTCTTCAGGAACCTCCGGGCGACGGGTCTGACGCCGGAGGACATCGTTCCGATCAATCTCGGGCTCGCGGAATTCGCGGATGCTCTTCGCGCCGGCCAGATCGATGCGGCGGTCCTCAAGCAGCCGGACCGTGCCCGTTACCTCAAGTCCGTCCCAGGAACAGGCGCAACCGAGATCGCCAGCGCCGGAGACGGCAACAAGAATCTCAAGATCCTCTACGCAAGCAAGACTGCGCTCGCCGACCCGTCCCAGGCTGCGGCGATCCGGGATCTCGTGGTGCACTGGTACCGCGCCCATCTCTGGAAGAACGACAATGCCGAAACGTGGGCCAAGCAGTACCTGATCAAGGATCAGCGGCTGAGCGAAGAGGATGCAAAATCAGTCATCGATGCCGAGACTGGTAAAACCTACATTCCGGGCTGGAAGACTGAGATCATCCCGCGGCAGCAGGACACGATCAATCTCCTGCAGGCGGCGGGTAACTTCAAGGGTAAGGAGTTGAAAGCCGAGGATGAGTTCGATCATCGGTTCGATGGTCTGAACAATGAGAGCAAGTCGGCCGCTGAACTTCATCCTGACGGCTAA
- a CDS encoding LLM class flavin-dependent oxidoreductase yields the protein MSQTRQLHLNAFLRNVGQHEAAWRLPETRVASVTDIDHYRNLAAIAERGKLDAIFFADHPVLKDRAQDRPWDALDPFTLIAALSGVTSNIGLVATASTTYNDPYGLARRFATLDHVSKGRAAWNVVTTANAAAAANFSLGHHPNPDARYERAAEFLEVANALWDSWDDDAIVGDKEGGTFVHPEGIHRLDHHGKHFEVAGPLEVPRSPQGRPVVFQAGSSEPGKELAARFAEAIFTAQPAIGDAQAFYADVKARVQRYGRDPEKVLILPGLSFFIGGTEEEAHRLQNTFEDLTLPTYGLAQLKRVTGIDYSDHALDDVVRVPARGEVASDLKSRHDLVHRLTSTETITLRQLLRRLSAGRGHRIAAGTPDQIADTIVEWFENAAADGFNLIPPALPTSLETFVDHVVPILQHRGVFRTDYEGTTLREHLGLERPNITRASRAYVDAAE from the coding sequence ATGTCCCAGACCCGTCAGCTTCATCTCAATGCTTTTCTCAGGAACGTCGGCCAGCACGAGGCCGCCTGGAGACTTCCGGAAACAAGGGTGGCGTCGGTAACCGACATCGACCATTATCGGAACCTCGCTGCAATCGCCGAGCGCGGAAAGCTCGACGCCATCTTCTTTGCGGATCATCCCGTCCTCAAGGATCGCGCACAGGATCGCCCGTGGGACGCTTTGGATCCCTTTACCCTTATCGCGGCGCTCTCCGGTGTCACCAGCAACATCGGTCTCGTCGCGACGGCCTCGACCACCTACAACGATCCCTACGGTCTCGCCCGGCGGTTCGCCACGCTTGACCATGTCAGCAAGGGACGCGCCGCTTGGAACGTGGTTACGACCGCCAACGCCGCTGCGGCCGCGAACTTCAGTCTTGGGCACCACCCGAATCCGGACGCCCGCTACGAACGCGCCGCGGAGTTTCTCGAGGTCGCCAACGCCCTCTGGGATAGCTGGGACGACGATGCCATTGTCGGCGACAAGGAAGGCGGAACGTTCGTTCACCCCGAAGGCATCCATCGCCTGGATCACCATGGAAAACACTTCGAGGTCGCTGGTCCTCTGGAGGTTCCCCGCTCGCCTCAGGGTCGCCCGGTTGTCTTCCAGGCCGGCTCGTCGGAGCCTGGCAAGGAACTCGCCGCGAGGTTCGCGGAGGCGATCTTCACCGCGCAGCCCGCTATCGGCGATGCGCAGGCGTTCTATGCCGACGTCAAGGCTAGAGTGCAGCGGTATGGCCGCGATCCGGAAAAGGTCCTGATCCTGCCCGGCCTCTCGTTCTTCATCGGCGGAACCGAAGAGGAGGCGCATCGCCTCCAGAATACCTTCGAAGACCTCACCCTCCCTACGTACGGCCTCGCGCAACTCAAGCGCGTCACGGGCATCGATTATTCCGATCATGCGCTCGATGATGTCGTTCGCGTACCCGCCCGCGGCGAGGTCGCGAGTGATCTGAAAAGTCGGCATGACCTGGTCCACCGTTTGACCTCCACCGAGACGATTACGCTACGACAACTCCTGCGTCGCCTCAGCGCAGGACGTGGCCATCGCATAGCTGCCGGTACCCCGGATCAGATCGCCGACACCATCGTCGAATGGTTCGAGAATGCTGCTGCTGACGGCTTCAATCTCATTCCGCCCGCCCTGCCGACCTCGCTTGAGACCTTCGTCGATCATGTCGTCCCGATTCTCCAACACCGTGGCGTGTTCCGGACGGATTACGAGGGCACCACGCTCCGCGAACATCTCGGCCTCGAACGCCCAAATATCACTCGTGCTTCACGCGCCTACGTCGACGCAGCGGAATGA
- a CDS encoding ABC transporter ATP-binding protein: MASVARAVINATAPIVRVERLIRRFDGTTILHGVDLQIVRGEFVALLGKSGSGKSTILRALAGIDEGVDGSGRITVPPRRSVLFQDSRLLPWKSVLDNVTLGLDGPGAKAQALKALGEVELKHRTDVWPKTLSGGEQQRVALARSLVRNPELILADEPFSALDALTRIRMQRLLLDLCRRHQPSVLFVTHDVEEALRLADRIVIITNGVVSYDGNVMDARDSPGCFDHLRNEILEHLGVNQNPTNERH; this comes from the coding sequence ATGGCGTCAGTCGCTCGAGCAGTAATCAACGCCACAGCCCCCATCGTGAGGGTTGAGCGCCTGATCCGCCGCTTCGACGGCACCACAATACTGCACGGAGTGGACTTGCAGATCGTTCGCGGCGAGTTCGTGGCTCTTCTCGGCAAAAGCGGCTCGGGCAAGAGTACCATCCTGCGGGCGCTCGCCGGCATTGACGAGGGTGTCGATGGCTCCGGCCGCATCACGGTTCCTCCGCGCCGCTCCGTACTTTTCCAGGATTCGCGTCTGCTGCCTTGGAAAAGCGTGCTCGACAACGTCACTCTTGGCCTCGATGGTCCGGGCGCCAAGGCACAGGCGCTGAAGGCCCTAGGGGAAGTCGAACTCAAGCACCGAACCGATGTGTGGCCGAAAACGCTTTCCGGTGGAGAGCAGCAGCGTGTCGCCCTCGCGCGATCACTTGTCCGGAACCCCGAACTCATTCTCGCCGATGAACCGTTCAGCGCACTCGATGCTTTGACCCGGATCCGCATGCAGCGTCTGTTGCTCGACCTCTGCAGGCGGCATCAGCCTTCGGTTCTGTTTGTAACTCATGACGTAGAGGAGGCACTGAGACTGGCGGACCGAATAGTGATCATCACGAACGGCGTCGTTTCCTACGATGGGAACGTCATGGACGCCAGGGATTCTCCTGGCTGTTTCGATCATCTGCGAAACGAGATCCTCGAGCATCTCGGCGTCAACCAGAACCCAACAAATGAACGGCATTGA